Proteins from a genomic interval of Bombus affinis isolate iyBomAffi1 chromosome 14, iyBomAffi1.2, whole genome shotgun sequence:
- the LOC126924117 gene encoding nuclear hormone receptor HR96, which produces MEDEQPARETNKICGVCGDRALGYNFNAVSCESCKAFFRRNALKNKDFRCPFTENCNITPVTRRFCQKCRLDKCFSIGMRKEYIMSEEDKVLKRQKIEQNRAKKRPTLESAKPSKIKKGYLDECNFDDTSMSVNSVASTASDTYFWESDRKYTDLDANRQNVTEGLSPVTAASVPSPSSPPENGAISGSKTLDMMKDSSHNSNSNFENYDHTSSPCGEENDVDAERLRMDLNSPSQNQQRLDKVKSPSHNLEKSKKSVIGSRKSDQNISDLNSEFTSTNNESMKYSSEFENASCYNKFDCSSVQNSQYIEHTSHCRKMSIDMNSGMHTSVQNSEEVVLSQKQSKETCSEEDNFISNKFSQDSTLIAKLVNNSNFITKIFQNEELLIKIMSDPVVISKLEADPQISHFFKKTGVVTDKEALSEKEASTQYKDDVKPSNNNSSHTFKPILKVKQKQVENPILTDLITNSSHEECIKQRDNTSDWNRNLSDVTRDVLQDVQRVPIAVNSIESILCEAIKLEFSTYSALGGMETRRVLNDAERAKLNELIVANKALLAPLDEDITNLIGEDCKFKNNFSRSDPALLDVINLTAIAIRRLIKMAKKINAFKNMCQEDQIALLKGGSTEMMILRSALNYDVEKDMWWIPHSQESMSNIKVDVLKEAKGNLYTEHSRFIRSFDPRWRDENIILILSAIALFTPDRPKVVHNDVIKLEQNSYYYLLRRYLESVYPGCEAKSMFLKLIQKISDLHRLNNEVVGVYLNLNPSSVEPLLIEIFDLKH; this is translated from the exons ATGGAAGATGAACAACCAGCGAGAGAGACGAATAAGATTTGCGGTGTGTGTGGCGATCGTGCGCTCGGTTACAATTTCAACGCGGTTTCGTGCGAAAGTTGCAAAGCTTTCTTCCGACGAAATGCTTTGAAAAATAAG GATTTCAGGTGCCCATTTActgaaaattgtaatataacacCAGTCACTAGACGCTTCTGTCAAAAATGTCGCCTAGACAAGTGCTTCAGCATAGGCATGAGGAAGGAATATATTATGTCTGAGGAGGACAAAGTACTGAAGAGACAAAAAATAGAACAGAATCGTGCAAAGAAAAGACCAACCTTGGAGAGTGCAAAACCATCAAAGATAAAAAAAGGTTACTTGGATGAGTGTAACTTTGATGACACTTCTATGTCAGTTAATTCAGTTGCGTCAACTGCATCAGACACATACTTTTGGGAGTCTGATAGAAAATATACAGATTTAGATGCAAATAGACAGAATGTAACTGAAGGCTTAAGTCCTGTAACAGCTGCAAGTGTACCAAGCCCTTCTAGTCCGCCCGAAAATGGAGCCATAAGTGGGTCAAAAACACTAGATATGATGAAAGACTCTTCCCATAACTCAAACTCAAACTTTGAAAATTATGATCATACTTCTTCACCTTGCGGCGAAGAGAATGATGTTGATGCTGAAAGGTTGAGAATGGATCTTAACTCTCCTTCTCAAAATCAACAAAGGTTAGACAAAGTTAAATCTCCATCTCATAATTTAGAAAAGAGTAAGAAGTCAGTAATAGGTTCAAGAAAATCTGACCAAAATATATCAGACCTAAATTCTGAGTTTACTTCTACTAATAATGAATCTATGAAATATTCTTCTGAATTTGAAAATGCATCTTGCTACAACAAGTTTGATTGTAGCTCTGTACAGAATTCCCAATATATTGAGCACACATCACATTGTAGGAAAATGAGCATAGATATGAATTCAGGAATGCACACGAGTGTGCAAAATTCAGAAGAAGTAGTGCTTAGCCAAAAACAGAGTAAGGAAACGTGTTCAGAAGAAGACAATTTTATTAGTAATAAATTCTCACAGGACTCCACTCTGATCGCAAAACTTGttaataattcaaattttatcacgaaaatatttcaaaacgaAGAATTACTTATAAAAATTATGTCAGACCCTGTTGTTATTAGCAAATTAGAAGCAGATCCCCAGATTTCGCACTTTTTCAAAAAAACCGGTGTCGTCACAGATAAAGAAGCACTATCTGAGAAAGAAGCAAGTACTCAGTATAAAGATGATGTAAAACCAAGTAACAATAATTCCAGTCACACGTTTAAACCAATATTAAAAGTTAAACAGAAACAAGTAGAAAATCCTATTTTGACCGATTTAATTACGAATTCGAGTCATGAGGAATGTATAAAGCAACGGGATAATACTAGTGATTGGAACAGAAATCTATCGGACGTCACAAGAGACGTACTTCAAGATGTGCAAAG AGTACCAATTGCTGTGAATTCCATTGAATCTATACTTTGTGAAGCGATTAAATTAGAATTTTCAACATATTCTGCTCTCGGCGGTATGGAGACCAGAAGGGTATTGAACGATGCTGAAAGAGCAAAGTTAAATGAATTAATAGTAGCCAACAAAGCGTTATTAGCTCCTTTAGATGAGGATATAACGAATTTAATCGGAGAAGACTGTAAATTTAAG AACAATTTCAGCCGATCTGACCCAGCACTATTAGACGTTATAAATCTTACTGCCATTGCTATTAGACGCTTAATAAAGATGGCGAAAAAGATAAACGCCTTCAAAAATATGTGTCAGGAGGACCAAATAGCTCTTTTGAAAGGTGGTTCCACGGAAATGATGATTTTAAGATCAGCACTCAATTACGATGTTGAGAAAGATATGTGGTGGATACCGCATAGTCAAGAAAGTATGTCCAATATAAAGGTGGATGTGTTAAAAGAAGCAAAAGGGAATCTCTATACAGAGCATTCAAGATTTATTAGAAGTTTCGATCCTAGGTGGAGAGATGAGaatattattttgattttaAGCGCAATTGCTTTATTTACACCAGACAGACCGAAGGTAGTGCATAATGATGTAATTAAATTGGAACAA AATTCTTATTACTATTTGTTGAGACGTTATCTAGAAAGTGTATATCCCGGATGCGAAGCCAAATCTATGTTTCTAAAATTAATTCAGAAAATTTCAGATCTTCATAGATTAAACAATGAAGTTGTCGGAGTATATCTTAATTTAAATCCGTCGAGCGTAGAACCACTTCTTATAGAGATATTCGACCTGAAACATTGA
- the LOC126924119 gene encoding B-cell linker protein-like isoform X2: MNGLQECCKAITKRQVDGDELLHLTEGKLALWKSDLTRPLIWSLLTFVEEVKKTPEKFVEEKILEIQSNEDPLSDTGSWGTDFEDEANEENTLAETQKVSRSNYGAKSNNHKENNVDLKQEDVRAKEARSRQEEEGTYANCGPMQNDESTYANCQETNTVPLKNTSRLHSQMEKSLAEQLKEQLEFRNTKKPMAVPKSEALKGKNVEVSALNVTQPRKSFLHNASKTRTNNSNQKRMTVPPPPQPKKNKDQTIVEKSSKDQTKPPATLRNLDLVANLPARTEESEDEYEAFDEQIIEQNQKKNMLKVDSKQSLSSGHQSSAESVYQPPSITSYEEEEEHYEIYESITETSDDNGYYLNPIQRPINTKSPPPLPAKPPQSSTTPSLTPTPSRTNLDKLKERSPEKKSATLPHSHSNTSLSSERASRPLPPPPERQSYVDKPWFHNVTREQATCLIKEQSTYSNPQDGYFLLRPSTTKVNNPLALVLWYKDRVYNVPVRKRPDNRYALGSAKVNEKSFSNVEEIVMFYTREELVLHSGGVEMGSTKLTDTPPK; this comes from the exons GAGTCTCTTGACATTCGTGGAGGAAGTAAAGAAGACACCTGAAAAATTCGTAGAAGAAAAGATACTCGAGATTCAATCGAACGAGGACCCCTTAAGCGACACCGGATCCTGGGGGACCGACTTCGAAGACGAAGCAAACGAGGAAAATACCTTAGCAGAAACTCAAAAAGTTTCTCGATCAAATTATGGAGCCAAAAGTAACAACCATAAAGAAAATAACGTGGACCTTAAACAAGAAGATGTCCGAGCAAAGGAAGCAAGGTCTAGGCAAGAGGAAGAAGGAACTTACGCCAATTGTGGTCCCATGCAGAATGACGAGAGCACGTATGCAAATTGTCAGGAGACAAACACTGTGCCATTAAAGAATACGTCCAGATTGCATAGCCAAATGGAAAAGTCTCTGGCCGAGCAACTTAAAGAACAATTAGAATTTAGAAATACCAAAAAGCCGATGGCAGTACCGAAGTCTGAAGCATTGAAAGGAAAAAACGTGGAGGTCTCGGCTCTGAATGTTACTCAACCCCGGAAATCGTTTCTGCATAATGCGTCGAAAACCAGGACGAACAACTCTAATCAGA AAAGAATGACAGTTCCACCGCCACCACAGCCAAAAAAGAACAAAGACCAAACGATCGTTGAAAAATCGAGCAAAGATCAAACAAAGCCTCCTGCAACGCTTAGGAATCTCGATCTGGTTGCGAATTTGCCTGCAAGAACAGAAGAGAGCGAAGACGAGTATGAAGCGTTCGATGAACAAATAATCGAACAAAATCAAAAGAAGAACATGTTGAAGGTGGACAGTAAGCAATCGTTGAGCAGCGGTCATCAAAGTTCCGCGGAAAGTGTTTATCAACCACCAAGTATTACGAGctacgaggaagaagaagaacatTACGAGATCTATGAATCGATTACGGAAACA TCAGATGATAATGGGTACTATTTAAATCCCATTCAGAGGCCGATAAATACAAAATCACCCCCACCATTACCAGCGAAACCTCCCCAGTCATCAACTACCCCCTCTCTAACTCCAACTCCAAGTCGAACAAACCTGGACAAACTAAAGG AGAGATCTCCTGAGAAGAAATCGGCAACATTGCCTCATTCTCATAGCAATACTTCTTTGTCATCGGAAAGGGCTTCGAGACCACTACCTCCGCCGCCCGAGAGACAATCATACGTTGATAAGCCTTGGTTCCATAATGTCACCAGAGAACAAGCAACATGTCTTATCAAAGAAC AAAGTACTTACAGTAATCCTCAAGACGGATACTTTCTCCTGAGACCGTCTACGACAAAAGTGAATAATCCTTTGGCTTTGGTGCTCTGGTACAAGGATAGGGTGTATAACGTTCCAGTCAGGAAGAGACCTGACAATAG GTACGCATTAGGATCAGCAAAAGTAAATGAGAAATCGTTTTCGAATGTTGAGGAAATCGTAATGTTTTACACGCGAGAGGAACTAGTGCTTCATAGCGGTGGCGTGGAAATGGGGAGCACGAAATTAACAGATACTCCGCCTAAATAA